In Hoplias malabaricus isolate fHopMal1 chromosome 6, fHopMal1.hap1, whole genome shotgun sequence, a single window of DNA contains:
- the bag6l gene encoding large proline-rich protein BAG6 isoform X1, protein MEETGTIEVTVKTLDSQSRTYTVRGEWTVKEFKEHIASSVEIPVDKQRLIYQGRVLQDERTLTEYNVDGKVIHLVERAPPQTTQSGTGGGAVPGSSGGAEGGSSSSHSSTSTSQGAPHDRNGNSYVMLGTFNLPVNIMDPQQIQMSVQQMMAGVGEAGRNARVSTSTGSNGSVDVHINLDQSVQSEPRIRLQLAESLLRETQTLIHRLEGQPSEASTQQGAAQSSSTPSSSSAQPMDTSPPPGPASSSSTTASTQTEGPPHSGPNHPSPLELVEVLSEVRRVEERLRPFMERTHSILGAASLADYNNNTQEREEDQRTLNMVGESLRLLGNTLVALSDLRCNLAAQPPRHLHVVRPMSHYTSPLLLPSGLPHMPIPMNIGTTVTMTSNGRQGGEGQPPTSHSSGQEDQGHTQAPPSPPIGANQQPGQGTPRVIRITHQTMEPVVMMQMNLDDSGSGVQAPGQQNPNATGQTGTTPPIHIPGLPPEFMQAIVHQISQQAAAMATAASAGHHGQQTSSPGTTDPSGEAPAAPPPPQARVVITRPSFSPRIPQPAGTRGTTINLRATVPPTAGQQPGQGHPGAPSPLTQMVSGLVGQLLMPMHTGDQISTTSSSHSFSFSTSSSTSAFPSSNAPPSTANTSGQTSTHTTSTASVGQAQEGGTEGNLSHILGSLLGGAAGVGGNVSGSPPSITVTVPGVPAFIQGLSDFIQTNQPVFPPPNQQPQPPSSTPPGPTPSPPNPPQAPSTGGETLSPELFTGIVQGVLSTMMGSLGAGQGNSESIAQFIQRLSQTSNLFTPGAGDAVGFFGDLLSLVCQSFSMVDMVLLLHGNPQPLSRIQPELTTFFREHYLQGQEPTDANISTAAEDLINGLEEYIAESFATVTVREGVDIIQTNMSFLRQQFTQMATHILRCTDHTFGPRLLFLCTQGLFECLALNLYCLRGEQRALTAVINHRIRRMSAEVNPSLVNWLTSMMSMRLHVILDHNPVTENQIQHYVIYTQPDSAVRVESDTQAVQQTESQSVEMEEGLSPAPATTAEEAMASSAESAESGEAAADVSSPHGPSSVETRGQAGVAAAGREESGAEAEPWAASVPPEWVPIIRHDMLSQRKMKAQPPLSDAYLQGMPAKRRKTAQGEGPHLSLSEAVNRAARTVGVHPVTNPDILQGELETPELQEAYTQQKVVRKEALGLKIVGSISTTSRKIGGGGSERAAQSSSCNPQLRCP, encoded by the exons ATGGAGGAGACGGGGACTATTGAGGTTACTGTTAAAACTCTGGACTCTCAGAGCAGAACCTACACCGTCAGAGGCGAG TGGACAGTGAAGGAGTTTAAGGAGCACATTGCCTCCTCAGTTGAGATCCCAGTGGATAAGCAGAGGCTGATTTACCAGGGCAGAGTGCTGCAGGATGAGAGGACACTGACAGAATATA ATGTTGATGGTAAGGTTATTCATCTGGTGGAGCGGGCCCCACCTCAGACTACTCAGTCTGGCACTGGTGGAGGTGCAGTTCCTGGCTCTTCAGGTGGAGCAGAGGGAGGCTCTAGCTCTTCTCACTCCTCTACATCCACTTCTCAAGGAGCTCCACACGACCGCAATGGAAACAGCTATGTCATGTTGGGCACCTTTAACCTCCCTGTTAACATCATGGATCCCCAACAGATACAG ATGTCTGTGCAGCAGATGATGGCTGGTGTTGGGGAGGCTGGTAGAAATGCCAGAGTCAGCACCAGCACTGGG AGCAATGGATCAGTGGATGTTCACATCAACTTGGACCAGTCAGTGCAGAGTGAACCAAGGATAAGGCTCCAGTTGGCTGAAAGCCTGTTGCGAGAGACCCAGACTTTAATACACAGACTCGAG GGTCAGCCAAGTGAAGCATCTACTCAGCAAGGTGCTGCACAATCATCATCGACACCCTCCTCTTCTTCAGCACAGCCAATGGACACTTCCCCACCTCCAGGCCCTGCATCTTCTTCTTCCACAACTGCTTCCACACAAACAGAAGGACCTCCTCACTCTGGACCCAA TCACCCAAGCCCTTTGGAGTTGGTGGAAGTTCTCTCAGAGGTGCGGAGAGTGGAAGAGAGACTTAGACCATTCATGGAGAGAACTCACTCCATCCTGGGAGCAGCTAGTTTAGCTGATTACAACAACAAT ACACAGGAGCGTGAAGAAGACCAACGCACTCTTAATATGGTTGGAGAATCCCTTCGTCTCCTTGGCAACACCTTGGTTGCTTTGAGTGATCTCCGTTGCAATTTGGCTGCTCAACCTCCACGCCATCTACATGTGGTTCGACCTATGTCCCACTACACCTCTCCTCTTCTGCTTCCGAGTGGACTTCCTCATATGCCAATACCT ATGAACATTGGCACTACTGTTACCATGACATCTAATGGCAGACAGGGAGGTGAAGGTCAGCCTCCAACCTCTCATTCATCTGGCCAAGAGGATCAGGGTCATACACAAGCACCGCCCTCTCCACCCATTGGAGCTAATCAGCAGCCTGGTCAGGGAACTCCTCGGGTGATCAGAATCACTCACCAGACCATGGAGCCTGTGGTCATGATGCAGATGAACTTGGACG ATTCAGGCAGTGGAGTTCAGGCCCCAGGCCAACAGAATCCCAACGCTACTGGACAGACTG GAACCACTCCACCCATCCACATCCCAGGCCTGCCTCCTGAGTTTATGCAGGCCATTGTGCATCAGATCTCTCAGCAGGCTGCTGCCATGGCTACTGCAGCATCAGCCGGACACCATGGGCAACAGACAAGTTCTCCAGGCACAACTGATCCGAGTGGAGAAGCCCCAGCCGCTCCGCCCCCACCACAAGCCAGGGTCGTTATTACTCGGCCATCCTTCTCCCCTCGCATTCCCCAGCCTGCTGGCACTAGAGGAACTACCATCAACCTGCGGGCAACAGTTCCCCCAACAGCCGGTCAGCAGCCTGGGCAG GGCCACCCCGGGGctccctctcctctcactcAGATGGTGAGTGGTTTGGTTGGGCAGCTGCTAATGCCGATGCACACAG GGGATCAAATATCCACCACTTCTTCAtcccactctttctctttctctacctcGTCATCCACCTCTGCATTTCCCTCCTCAAATGCTCCtccttctacagccaacacatCTGGTCAGacatccactcacaccaccAGCACAGCCTCCGTGGGTCAGGCACAGGAAGGAGGCACGGAGGGGAACCTAAGTCATATCCTAGGATCCCTCCTGGGAGGTGCAGCTGGCgtaggtggaaatgtctctggAAGTCCACCCTCCATCACAGTGACTGTGCCTGGAGTGCCTGCCTTCATACAGGGCTTGTCTGATTTTATTCAG ACCAATCAGCCTGTGTTCCCTCCTCCAAACCAGCAGCCTCAGCCTCCTTCTTCTACTCCACCTGGCCCCACACCATCTCCCCCAAACCCTCCCCAGGCCCCTAGTACAGGAGGGGAGACACTGAGCCCTGAACTGTTCACGGGTATTGTGCAAGGTGTCCTTTCCACCATGATGGGCTCTTTGGGGGCTGGACAGGGCAACAGTGAGAGCATTGCCCAGTTCATCCAGAGGCTATCCCAGACCAGCAACCTCTTCACCCCTGGTGCTGGGGATGCAGTTG GTTTCTTTGGAGACCTGTTGTCTCTGGTCTGTCAGAGTTTCTCCATGGTGGACATGGTGTTGCTGCTGCATGGTAATCCTCAACCTTTGAGTCGTATCCAGCCCGAACTTACCACCTTCTTCAGAGAACACTATCTCCAGGGCCAAGAGCCCACTGAtgccaacatttct ACTGCTGCGGAAGATCTCATCAATGGCCTGGAGGAGTATATTGCTGAGAGCTTT GCTACAGTTACAGTACGAGAGGGAGTGGATATCATCCAGACTAACATGTCCTTTCTTAGACAACAGTTCACACAGATGGCCACACACATACTTCGTTGTACAG ATCATACCTTTGGCCCTCGATTGCTGTttctgtgcactcagggtctaTTTGAATGCCTCGCTCTCAATCTGTACTGTTTAAGAGGCGAGCAGAGGGCTCTAACTGCAGTCATCAACCACCGCATT AGGAGAATGTCAGCAGAGGTGAATCCTAGTCTAGTGAACTGGCTGACAAGCATGATGTCTATGAGACTGCATGTGATCTTGGACCATAATCCTGTCACAGAGAACCAGATCCAGCATTACGTTATCTACACACAG CCTGACTCTGCTGTGAGGGTTGAGTCAGATACTCAAGCGGTCCAGCAAACAGAGAGCCAGAGTGTGGAG ATGGAAGAAGGTCTGTCTCCTGCTCCTGCCACCACTGCAGAGGAAGCCATGGCATCTTCAGCTGAGAGTGCTGAGAGCGGAGAAGCAGCTGCAGATGTCTCCTCCCCTCACGGGCCATCATCAGTTGAGACGCGAGGACAGGCTGGGGTAGCTGCTGCTGGGAGAGAGGAGTCTGGTGCGGAGGCTGAGCCATGGGCAGCGTCAGTGCCACCT GAGTGGGTGCCCATCATTAGGCATGACATGCTGTCTCAGAGGAAAATGAAGGCTCAGCCTCCACTGTCTGATGCTTATCTTCAAGGAATGCCAGCCAAAAGGAGGAAG ACCGCTCAAGGTGAGGGaccacacctctctctctctgaagcagTGAATCGTGCTGCCAGAACAGTCGGGGTTCATCCTGTCACTAACCCAGACATCCTGCAGGGAGAGCTGGAAACACCAGAGTTACAGGAGGCCTACACACAACAG AAGGTGGTTAGAAAAGAGGCCTTAGGTCTGAAAATCGTTGGTTCAATTTCCACgaccagcaggaaaattgggggagGTGGGAGTGAAAGAGCAGCACAGTCCTCCTCCTgcaatccacagctgaggtgcccttga
- the bag6l gene encoding large proline-rich protein BAG6 isoform X2 gives MEETGTIEVTVKTLDSQSRTYTVRGEWTVKEFKEHIASSVEIPVDKQRLIYQGRVLQDERTLTEYNVDGKVIHLVERAPPQTTQSGTGGGAVPGSSGGAEGGSSSSHSSTSTSQGAPHDRNGNSYVMLGTFNLPVNIMDPQQIQMSVQQMMAGVGEAGRNARVSTSTGSNGSVDVHINLDQSVQSEPRIRLQLAESLLRETQTLIHRLEGQPSEASTQQGAAQSSSTPSSSSAQPMDTSPPPGPASSSSTTASTQTEGPPHSGPNHPSPLELVEVLSEVRRVEERLRPFMERTHSILGAASLADYNNNTQEREEDQRTLNMVGESLRLLGNTLVALSDLRCNLAAQPPRHLHVVRPMSHYTSPLLLPSGLPHMPIPMNIGTTVTMTSNGRQGGEGQPPTSHSSGQEDQGHTQAPPSPPIGANQQPGQGTPRVIRITHQTMEPVVMMQMNLDDSGSGVQAPGQQNPNATGQTGTTPPIHIPGLPPEFMQAIVHQISQQAAAMATAASAGHHGQQTSSPGTTDPSGEAPAAPPPPQARVVITRPSFSPRIPQPAGTRGTTINLRATVPPTAGQQPGQGHPGAPSPLTQMVSGLVGQLLMPMHTGDQISTTSSSHSFSFSTSSSTSAFPSSNAPPSTANTSGQTSTHTTSTASVGQAQEGGTEGNLSHILGSLLGGAAGVGGNVSGSPPSITVTVPGVPAFIQGLSDFIQTNQPVFPPPNQQPQPPSSTPPGPTPSPPNPPQAPSTGGETLSPELFTGIVQGVLSTMMGSLGAGQGNSESIAQFIQRLSQTSNLFTPGAGDAVGFFGDLLSLVCQSFSMVDMVLLLHGNPQPLSRIQPELTTFFREHYLQGQEPTDANISTAAEDLINGLEEYIAESFATVTVREGVDIIQTNMSFLRQQFTQMATHILRCTDHTFGPRLLFLCTQGLFECLALNLYCLRGEQRALTAVINHRIRRMSAEVNPSLVNWLTSMMSMRLHVILDHNPVTENQIQHYVIYTQPDSAVRVESDTQAVQQTESQSVEMEEGLSPAPATTAEEAMASSAESAESGEAAADVSSPHGPSSVETRGQAGVAAAGREESGAEAEPWAASVPPEWVPIIRHDMLSQRKMKAQPPLSDAYLQGMPAKRRKTAQGEGPHLSLSEAVNRAARTVGVHPVTNPDILQGELETPELQEAYTQQVKNDLKKRVNEDPDYNSQRFPNAHKAFTDNS, from the exons ATGGAGGAGACGGGGACTATTGAGGTTACTGTTAAAACTCTGGACTCTCAGAGCAGAACCTACACCGTCAGAGGCGAG TGGACAGTGAAGGAGTTTAAGGAGCACATTGCCTCCTCAGTTGAGATCCCAGTGGATAAGCAGAGGCTGATTTACCAGGGCAGAGTGCTGCAGGATGAGAGGACACTGACAGAATATA ATGTTGATGGTAAGGTTATTCATCTGGTGGAGCGGGCCCCACCTCAGACTACTCAGTCTGGCACTGGTGGAGGTGCAGTTCCTGGCTCTTCAGGTGGAGCAGAGGGAGGCTCTAGCTCTTCTCACTCCTCTACATCCACTTCTCAAGGAGCTCCACACGACCGCAATGGAAACAGCTATGTCATGTTGGGCACCTTTAACCTCCCTGTTAACATCATGGATCCCCAACAGATACAG ATGTCTGTGCAGCAGATGATGGCTGGTGTTGGGGAGGCTGGTAGAAATGCCAGAGTCAGCACCAGCACTGGG AGCAATGGATCAGTGGATGTTCACATCAACTTGGACCAGTCAGTGCAGAGTGAACCAAGGATAAGGCTCCAGTTGGCTGAAAGCCTGTTGCGAGAGACCCAGACTTTAATACACAGACTCGAG GGTCAGCCAAGTGAAGCATCTACTCAGCAAGGTGCTGCACAATCATCATCGACACCCTCCTCTTCTTCAGCACAGCCAATGGACACTTCCCCACCTCCAGGCCCTGCATCTTCTTCTTCCACAACTGCTTCCACACAAACAGAAGGACCTCCTCACTCTGGACCCAA TCACCCAAGCCCTTTGGAGTTGGTGGAAGTTCTCTCAGAGGTGCGGAGAGTGGAAGAGAGACTTAGACCATTCATGGAGAGAACTCACTCCATCCTGGGAGCAGCTAGTTTAGCTGATTACAACAACAAT ACACAGGAGCGTGAAGAAGACCAACGCACTCTTAATATGGTTGGAGAATCCCTTCGTCTCCTTGGCAACACCTTGGTTGCTTTGAGTGATCTCCGTTGCAATTTGGCTGCTCAACCTCCACGCCATCTACATGTGGTTCGACCTATGTCCCACTACACCTCTCCTCTTCTGCTTCCGAGTGGACTTCCTCATATGCCAATACCT ATGAACATTGGCACTACTGTTACCATGACATCTAATGGCAGACAGGGAGGTGAAGGTCAGCCTCCAACCTCTCATTCATCTGGCCAAGAGGATCAGGGTCATACACAAGCACCGCCCTCTCCACCCATTGGAGCTAATCAGCAGCCTGGTCAGGGAACTCCTCGGGTGATCAGAATCACTCACCAGACCATGGAGCCTGTGGTCATGATGCAGATGAACTTGGACG ATTCAGGCAGTGGAGTTCAGGCCCCAGGCCAACAGAATCCCAACGCTACTGGACAGACTG GAACCACTCCACCCATCCACATCCCAGGCCTGCCTCCTGAGTTTATGCAGGCCATTGTGCATCAGATCTCTCAGCAGGCTGCTGCCATGGCTACTGCAGCATCAGCCGGACACCATGGGCAACAGACAAGTTCTCCAGGCACAACTGATCCGAGTGGAGAAGCCCCAGCCGCTCCGCCCCCACCACAAGCCAGGGTCGTTATTACTCGGCCATCCTTCTCCCCTCGCATTCCCCAGCCTGCTGGCACTAGAGGAACTACCATCAACCTGCGGGCAACAGTTCCCCCAACAGCCGGTCAGCAGCCTGGGCAG GGCCACCCCGGGGctccctctcctctcactcAGATGGTGAGTGGTTTGGTTGGGCAGCTGCTAATGCCGATGCACACAG GGGATCAAATATCCACCACTTCTTCAtcccactctttctctttctctacctcGTCATCCACCTCTGCATTTCCCTCCTCAAATGCTCCtccttctacagccaacacatCTGGTCAGacatccactcacaccaccAGCACAGCCTCCGTGGGTCAGGCACAGGAAGGAGGCACGGAGGGGAACCTAAGTCATATCCTAGGATCCCTCCTGGGAGGTGCAGCTGGCgtaggtggaaatgtctctggAAGTCCACCCTCCATCACAGTGACTGTGCCTGGAGTGCCTGCCTTCATACAGGGCTTGTCTGATTTTATTCAG ACCAATCAGCCTGTGTTCCCTCCTCCAAACCAGCAGCCTCAGCCTCCTTCTTCTACTCCACCTGGCCCCACACCATCTCCCCCAAACCCTCCCCAGGCCCCTAGTACAGGAGGGGAGACACTGAGCCCTGAACTGTTCACGGGTATTGTGCAAGGTGTCCTTTCCACCATGATGGGCTCTTTGGGGGCTGGACAGGGCAACAGTGAGAGCATTGCCCAGTTCATCCAGAGGCTATCCCAGACCAGCAACCTCTTCACCCCTGGTGCTGGGGATGCAGTTG GTTTCTTTGGAGACCTGTTGTCTCTGGTCTGTCAGAGTTTCTCCATGGTGGACATGGTGTTGCTGCTGCATGGTAATCCTCAACCTTTGAGTCGTATCCAGCCCGAACTTACCACCTTCTTCAGAGAACACTATCTCCAGGGCCAAGAGCCCACTGAtgccaacatttct ACTGCTGCGGAAGATCTCATCAATGGCCTGGAGGAGTATATTGCTGAGAGCTTT GCTACAGTTACAGTACGAGAGGGAGTGGATATCATCCAGACTAACATGTCCTTTCTTAGACAACAGTTCACACAGATGGCCACACACATACTTCGTTGTACAG ATCATACCTTTGGCCCTCGATTGCTGTttctgtgcactcagggtctaTTTGAATGCCTCGCTCTCAATCTGTACTGTTTAAGAGGCGAGCAGAGGGCTCTAACTGCAGTCATCAACCACCGCATT AGGAGAATGTCAGCAGAGGTGAATCCTAGTCTAGTGAACTGGCTGACAAGCATGATGTCTATGAGACTGCATGTGATCTTGGACCATAATCCTGTCACAGAGAACCAGATCCAGCATTACGTTATCTACACACAG CCTGACTCTGCTGTGAGGGTTGAGTCAGATACTCAAGCGGTCCAGCAAACAGAGAGCCAGAGTGTGGAG ATGGAAGAAGGTCTGTCTCCTGCTCCTGCCACCACTGCAGAGGAAGCCATGGCATCTTCAGCTGAGAGTGCTGAGAGCGGAGAAGCAGCTGCAGATGTCTCCTCCCCTCACGGGCCATCATCAGTTGAGACGCGAGGACAGGCTGGGGTAGCTGCTGCTGGGAGAGAGGAGTCTGGTGCGGAGGCTGAGCCATGGGCAGCGTCAGTGCCACCT GAGTGGGTGCCCATCATTAGGCATGACATGCTGTCTCAGAGGAAAATGAAGGCTCAGCCTCCACTGTCTGATGCTTATCTTCAAGGAATGCCAGCCAAAAGGAGGAAG ACCGCTCAAGGTGAGGGaccacacctctctctctctgaagcagTGAATCGTGCTGCCAGAACAGTCGGGGTTCATCCTGTCACTAACCCAGACATCCTGCAGGGAGAGCTGGAAACACCAGAGTTACAGGAGGCCTACACACAACAG GTAAAGAATGACCTGAAAAAACGGGTTAATGAAGATCCAGACTACAACTCTCAACGTTTTCCAAATGCACACAAGGCTTTCACTGATAACTCCTAA
- the bag6l gene encoding large proline-rich protein BAG6 isoform X5 produces the protein MEETGTIEVTVKTLDSQSRTYTVRGEWTVKEFKEHIASSVEIPVDKQRLIYQGRVLQDERTLTEYNVDGKVIHLVERAPPQTTQSGTGGGAVPGSSGGAEGGSSSSHSSTSTSQGAPHDRNGNSYVMLGTFNLPVNIMDPQQIQMSVQQMMAGVGEAGRNARVSTSTGSNGSVDVHINLDQSVQSEPRIRLQLAESLLRETQTLIHRLEGQPSEASTQQGAAQSSSTPSSSSAQPMDTSPPPGPASSSSTTASTQTEGPPHSGPNHPSPLELVEVLSEVRRVEERLRPFMERTHSILGAASLADYNNNTQEREEDQRTLNMVGESLRLLGNTLVALSDLRCNLAAQPPRHLHVVRPMSHYTSPLLLPSGLPHMPIPMNIGTTVTMTSNGRQGGEGQPPTSHSSGQEDQGHTQAPPSPPIGANQQPGQGTPRVIRITHQTMEPVVMMQMNLDGTTPPIHIPGLPPEFMQAIVHQISQQAAAMATAASAGHHGQQTSSPGTTDPSGEAPAAPPPPQARVVITRPSFSPRIPQPAGTRGTTINLRATVPPTAGQQPGQGHPGAPSPLTQMVSGLVGQLLMPMHTGDQISTTSSSHSFSFSTSSSTSAFPSSNAPPSTANTSGQTSTHTTSTASVGQAQEGGTEGNLSHILGSLLGGAAGVGGNVSGSPPSITVTVPGVPAFIQGLSDFIQTNQPVFPPPNQQPQPPSSTPPGPTPSPPNPPQAPSTGGETLSPELFTGIVQGVLSTMMGSLGAGQGNSESIAQFIQRLSQTSNLFTPGAGDAVGFFGDLLSLVCQSFSMVDMVLLLHGNPQPLSRIQPELTTFFREHYLQGQEPTDANISTAAEDLINGLEEYIAESFATVTVREGVDIIQTNMSFLRQQFTQMATHILRCTDHTFGPRLLFLCTQGLFECLALNLYCLRGEQRALTAVINHRIRRMSAEVNPSLVNWLTSMMSMRLHVILDHNPVTENQIQHYVIYTQPDSAVRVESDTQAVQQTESQSVEMEEGLSPAPATTAEEAMASSAESAESGEAAADVSSPHGPSSVETRGQAGVAAAGREESGAEAEPWAASVPPEWVPIIRHDMLSQRKMKAQPPLSDAYLQGMPAKRRKTAQGEGPHLSLSEAVNRAARTVGVHPVTNPDILQGELETPELQEAYTQQVKNDLKKRVNEDPDYNSQRFPNAHKAFTDNS, from the exons ATGGAGGAGACGGGGACTATTGAGGTTACTGTTAAAACTCTGGACTCTCAGAGCAGAACCTACACCGTCAGAGGCGAG TGGACAGTGAAGGAGTTTAAGGAGCACATTGCCTCCTCAGTTGAGATCCCAGTGGATAAGCAGAGGCTGATTTACCAGGGCAGAGTGCTGCAGGATGAGAGGACACTGACAGAATATA ATGTTGATGGTAAGGTTATTCATCTGGTGGAGCGGGCCCCACCTCAGACTACTCAGTCTGGCACTGGTGGAGGTGCAGTTCCTGGCTCTTCAGGTGGAGCAGAGGGAGGCTCTAGCTCTTCTCACTCCTCTACATCCACTTCTCAAGGAGCTCCACACGACCGCAATGGAAACAGCTATGTCATGTTGGGCACCTTTAACCTCCCTGTTAACATCATGGATCCCCAACAGATACAG ATGTCTGTGCAGCAGATGATGGCTGGTGTTGGGGAGGCTGGTAGAAATGCCAGAGTCAGCACCAGCACTGGG AGCAATGGATCAGTGGATGTTCACATCAACTTGGACCAGTCAGTGCAGAGTGAACCAAGGATAAGGCTCCAGTTGGCTGAAAGCCTGTTGCGAGAGACCCAGACTTTAATACACAGACTCGAG GGTCAGCCAAGTGAAGCATCTACTCAGCAAGGTGCTGCACAATCATCATCGACACCCTCCTCTTCTTCAGCACAGCCAATGGACACTTCCCCACCTCCAGGCCCTGCATCTTCTTCTTCCACAACTGCTTCCACACAAACAGAAGGACCTCCTCACTCTGGACCCAA TCACCCAAGCCCTTTGGAGTTGGTGGAAGTTCTCTCAGAGGTGCGGAGAGTGGAAGAGAGACTTAGACCATTCATGGAGAGAACTCACTCCATCCTGGGAGCAGCTAGTTTAGCTGATTACAACAACAAT ACACAGGAGCGTGAAGAAGACCAACGCACTCTTAATATGGTTGGAGAATCCCTTCGTCTCCTTGGCAACACCTTGGTTGCTTTGAGTGATCTCCGTTGCAATTTGGCTGCTCAACCTCCACGCCATCTACATGTGGTTCGACCTATGTCCCACTACACCTCTCCTCTTCTGCTTCCGAGTGGACTTCCTCATATGCCAATACCT ATGAACATTGGCACTACTGTTACCATGACATCTAATGGCAGACAGGGAGGTGAAGGTCAGCCTCCAACCTCTCATTCATCTGGCCAAGAGGATCAGGGTCATACACAAGCACCGCCCTCTCCACCCATTGGAGCTAATCAGCAGCCTGGTCAGGGAACTCCTCGGGTGATCAGAATCACTCACCAGACCATGGAGCCTGTGGTCATGATGCAGATGAACTTGGACG GAACCACTCCACCCATCCACATCCCAGGCCTGCCTCCTGAGTTTATGCAGGCCATTGTGCATCAGATCTCTCAGCAGGCTGCTGCCATGGCTACTGCAGCATCAGCCGGACACCATGGGCAACAGACAAGTTCTCCAGGCACAACTGATCCGAGTGGAGAAGCCCCAGCCGCTCCGCCCCCACCACAAGCCAGGGTCGTTATTACTCGGCCATCCTTCTCCCCTCGCATTCCCCAGCCTGCTGGCACTAGAGGAACTACCATCAACCTGCGGGCAACAGTTCCCCCAACAGCCGGTCAGCAGCCTGGGCAG GGCCACCCCGGGGctccctctcctctcactcAGATGGTGAGTGGTTTGGTTGGGCAGCTGCTAATGCCGATGCACACAG GGGATCAAATATCCACCACTTCTTCAtcccactctttctctttctctacctcGTCATCCACCTCTGCATTTCCCTCCTCAAATGCTCCtccttctacagccaacacatCTGGTCAGacatccactcacaccaccAGCACAGCCTCCGTGGGTCAGGCACAGGAAGGAGGCACGGAGGGGAACCTAAGTCATATCCTAGGATCCCTCCTGGGAGGTGCAGCTGGCgtaggtggaaatgtctctggAAGTCCACCCTCCATCACAGTGACTGTGCCTGGAGTGCCTGCCTTCATACAGGGCTTGTCTGATTTTATTCAG ACCAATCAGCCTGTGTTCCCTCCTCCAAACCAGCAGCCTCAGCCTCCTTCTTCTACTCCACCTGGCCCCACACCATCTCCCCCAAACCCTCCCCAGGCCCCTAGTACAGGAGGGGAGACACTGAGCCCTGAACTGTTCACGGGTATTGTGCAAGGTGTCCTTTCCACCATGATGGGCTCTTTGGGGGCTGGACAGGGCAACAGTGAGAGCATTGCCCAGTTCATCCAGAGGCTATCCCAGACCAGCAACCTCTTCACCCCTGGTGCTGGGGATGCAGTTG GTTTCTTTGGAGACCTGTTGTCTCTGGTCTGTCAGAGTTTCTCCATGGTGGACATGGTGTTGCTGCTGCATGGTAATCCTCAACCTTTGAGTCGTATCCAGCCCGAACTTACCACCTTCTTCAGAGAACACTATCTCCAGGGCCAAGAGCCCACTGAtgccaacatttct ACTGCTGCGGAAGATCTCATCAATGGCCTGGAGGAGTATATTGCTGAGAGCTTT GCTACAGTTACAGTACGAGAGGGAGTGGATATCATCCAGACTAACATGTCCTTTCTTAGACAACAGTTCACACAGATGGCCACACACATACTTCGTTGTACAG ATCATACCTTTGGCCCTCGATTGCTGTttctgtgcactcagggtctaTTTGAATGCCTCGCTCTCAATCTGTACTGTTTAAGAGGCGAGCAGAGGGCTCTAACTGCAGTCATCAACCACCGCATT AGGAGAATGTCAGCAGAGGTGAATCCTAGTCTAGTGAACTGGCTGACAAGCATGATGTCTATGAGACTGCATGTGATCTTGGACCATAATCCTGTCACAGAGAACCAGATCCAGCATTACGTTATCTACACACAG CCTGACTCTGCTGTGAGGGTTGAGTCAGATACTCAAGCGGTCCAGCAAACAGAGAGCCAGAGTGTGGAG ATGGAAGAAGGTCTGTCTCCTGCTCCTGCCACCACTGCAGAGGAAGCCATGGCATCTTCAGCTGAGAGTGCTGAGAGCGGAGAAGCAGCTGCAGATGTCTCCTCCCCTCACGGGCCATCATCAGTTGAGACGCGAGGACAGGCTGGGGTAGCTGCTGCTGGGAGAGAGGAGTCTGGTGCGGAGGCTGAGCCATGGGCAGCGTCAGTGCCACCT GAGTGGGTGCCCATCATTAGGCATGACATGCTGTCTCAGAGGAAAATGAAGGCTCAGCCTCCACTGTCTGATGCTTATCTTCAAGGAATGCCAGCCAAAAGGAGGAAG ACCGCTCAAGGTGAGGGaccacacctctctctctctgaagcagTGAATCGTGCTGCCAGAACAGTCGGGGTTCATCCTGTCACTAACCCAGACATCCTGCAGGGAGAGCTGGAAACACCAGAGTTACAGGAGGCCTACACACAACAG GTAAAGAATGACCTGAAAAAACGGGTTAATGAAGATCCAGACTACAACTCTCAACGTTTTCCAAATGCACACAAGGCTTTCACTGATAACTCCTAA